The following coding sequences are from one Streptomyces sp. NBC_00536 window:
- the mshC gene encoding cysteine--1-D-myo-inosityl 2-amino-2-deoxy-alpha-D-glucopyranoside ligase — translation MHAWPASEVPALPGKGRDLQIHDTSTQGKVTLSPGPVARIYVCGITPYDATHMGHAATYNAFDLVQRVWLDTKRQVHYVQNVTDVDDPLLERALRDGHDWTELAERETALFREDMTALRMLPPQHYIGAVEAIPGIVPLVERLRDAGAAYELDGDTYFSVESDPHFGGVSHLDAEAMRLLSAERGGDPERPGKKNPLDPMLWMAARPGEPSWDGASLGRGRPGWHIECVAIALDHLGMGFDIQGGGSDLAFPHHEMGASHAQALTGEFPMAKAYVHAGMVGLNGAKMSKSKGNLVFVSALRRSGVDPAAIRLALLSHHYRSDWEWTDQVLADAVARLERWRAAVSRPDGIAADALVEEVREALADDLDAPAALAAVDRWADAQIATGGSDESAPGLVSRTVDALLGVAL, via the coding sequence ATGCATGCCTGGCCCGCTTCTGAGGTCCCCGCCCTGCCTGGCAAGGGCCGCGACCTCCAGATCCACGACACTTCGACTCAGGGGAAGGTCACCCTTTCCCCCGGTCCCGTCGCCCGTATCTACGTCTGCGGAATCACCCCGTACGACGCGACCCACATGGGTCACGCGGCGACCTACAACGCGTTCGACCTCGTGCAGCGCGTGTGGCTCGACACCAAGCGGCAGGTGCACTACGTCCAGAACGTGACCGACGTGGACGATCCGCTCCTGGAGCGGGCCCTGCGCGACGGCCACGACTGGACCGAACTCGCCGAGCGCGAGACCGCCCTGTTCCGCGAGGACATGACCGCGCTGCGGATGCTCCCGCCGCAGCACTACATCGGCGCCGTCGAAGCCATACCCGGCATCGTCCCGCTCGTCGAGCGGCTCCGGGACGCGGGCGCCGCCTACGAGCTCGACGGTGACACCTACTTCTCGGTCGAGTCCGACCCCCACTTCGGCGGGGTCTCGCACCTCGACGCCGAGGCGATGCGGCTGCTCTCCGCCGAGCGCGGCGGCGACCCCGAGCGCCCCGGCAAGAAGAACCCGCTCGACCCGATGCTGTGGATGGCCGCCCGCCCGGGCGAGCCCAGCTGGGACGGCGCCTCGCTGGGCCGCGGCCGGCCCGGCTGGCACATCGAGTGCGTCGCCATCGCCCTGGACCACCTGGGCATGGGCTTCGACATCCAGGGCGGCGGATCCGACCTGGCCTTCCCGCACCACGAGATGGGCGCCTCGCACGCGCAGGCCCTGACGGGCGAGTTCCCGATGGCCAAGGCCTATGTGCACGCGGGCATGGTCGGGCTGAACGGCGCGAAGATGTCGAAGTCCAAGGGCAACCTGGTCTTCGTCTCCGCGCTGCGGCGCTCCGGGGTCGACCCGGCGGCGATCCGCCTCGCGCTGCTCTCGCACCACTACCGGTCCGACTGGGAGTGGACCGACCAGGTGCTCGCCGACGCGGTGGCCCGGCTGGAGCGGTGGCGTGCCGCCGTGTCCCGGCCGGACGGGATCGCGGCCGACGCGCTCGTCGAGGAGGTCCGTGAGGCCCTCGCCGACGACCTCGACGCGCCTGCCGCGCTGGCGGCCGTGGACCGGTGGGCCGACGCGCAGATCGCCACCGGTGGCTCCGACGAATCCGCGCCCGGCCTCGTCTCGCGCACGGTGGACGCCCTCCTGGGCGTAGCCCTCTGA
- a CDS encoding SCO1664 family protein has product MSAMGDEDVTQEDHEGRGDRDSQTEGLLDVLTRGELTVQGRIREASNAVLLCTVTHDGVSVDCVYKPVKGERPLWDFPDGNLAQRERAAFLVSEATGWGLIPATVLRDGPYGEGMVQQWIEAAEGEEPEGNLLALVEGEEAGEGWKPVALAEVGEGRTALLVHADDPRLRRLAVLDAVINNGDRKGGHLLPAPDGRLYGIDHGVSFHTEDKLRTLLWGWAGEPLTAEARAVLASLALLLADGAPLATRLAELITPVELDAVRGRVADLLRTGEHPRPSGEWPSIPWPPV; this is encoded by the coding sequence GTGAGCGCGATGGGGGACGAGGACGTGACGCAAGAGGACCACGAAGGCCGGGGGGACCGGGACTCGCAGACCGAGGGACTCCTCGACGTGCTCACCCGGGGCGAGCTGACCGTCCAGGGCCGGATCCGCGAGGCCTCCAACGCCGTCCTGCTGTGCACCGTCACCCACGACGGCGTGAGCGTGGACTGCGTCTACAAGCCCGTGAAGGGCGAGCGCCCGCTGTGGGACTTCCCCGACGGCAACCTCGCCCAGCGCGAGCGCGCCGCCTTCCTGGTCTCCGAGGCCACCGGCTGGGGCCTGATCCCGGCCACCGTGCTGCGCGACGGCCCCTACGGCGAGGGCATGGTCCAGCAGTGGATCGAGGCCGCGGAAGGGGAGGAACCGGAAGGCAACCTCCTCGCCCTGGTCGAAGGAGAGGAAGCGGGGGAGGGATGGAAGCCCGTCGCCCTCGCCGAGGTCGGCGAAGGCCGCACCGCGCTCCTTGTGCACGCCGACGACCCCCGGCTGCGCCGCCTCGCCGTCCTCGACGCCGTGATCAACAACGGCGACCGCAAGGGCGGCCACCTGCTGCCCGCCCCCGACGGCCGGCTCTACGGCATCGACCACGGAGTGAGCTTCCACACCGAGGACAAACTGCGCACCCTGCTCTGGGGCTGGGCGGGGGAGCCGCTGACCGCCGAGGCGCGCGCGGTACTCGCCTCCCTGGCGCTCCTGCTGGCCGACGGAGCGCCGCTCGCCACCCGACTGGCGGAACTGATCACACCGGTCGAGCTGGACGCCGTACGGGGCCGGGTGGCGGATCTGCTGCGGACCGGGGAGCACCCCCGGCCCTCCGGGGAATGGCCCTCGATCCCCTGGCCGCCCGTCTGA
- a CDS encoding DUF3090 domain-containing protein produces the protein MPRQVFLYDPPDRFVAGTVGLPGRRTFFLQASTGPRVTSVSLEKTQVAALAERMDELLDEVVRRTGGNAPVPAVAPAEAADTAPLDAPVEEEFRVGTMALAWDGEEQRMIVEAQALVELDADSDEDLAEAEERLLQDEENGPPMLRVRLSGAQARAFAKRALDVVNAGRPPCPLCSLPLDPEGHVCPRQNGYRRGA, from the coding sequence GTGCCCCGTCAGGTGTTCCTCTACGACCCGCCGGACCGCTTCGTGGCCGGTACGGTCGGCCTGCCCGGACGCCGTACCTTCTTCCTCCAGGCTTCCACCGGCCCCCGCGTGACCAGCGTGTCCCTGGAGAAGACCCAGGTCGCGGCGCTCGCGGAGCGGATGGACGAGCTGCTGGACGAAGTCGTACGGCGCACCGGGGGCAATGCCCCGGTACCCGCCGTCGCCCCCGCCGAGGCGGCGGACACGGCCCCGCTCGACGCTCCCGTCGAGGAGGAGTTCCGCGTCGGCACCATGGCCCTGGCCTGGGACGGCGAGGAACAGCGCATGATCGTCGAGGCGCAGGCCCTGGTCGAACTCGACGCGGACTCGGACGAGGACCTCGCCGAGGCCGAGGAGCGGCTGCTCCAGGACGAGGAGAACGGCCCGCCGATGCTGCGGGTGCGCCTGTCCGGAGCACAGGCCCGCGCCTTCGCCAAGCGGGCCCTGGACGTCGTCAACGCGGGCCGCCCGCCGTGCCCGCTGTGCAGCCTGCCCCTGGACCCCGAGGGGCACGTCTGTCCGCGCCAGAACGGCTACCGGCGCGGGGCGTGA
- a CDS encoding histidine phosphatase family protein encodes MATLILVRHGRSTANTAGLLAGWTPGVELDERGAEQAAALPGRLADLPLAAAVTSPLERCRQTLAPLLAARPELPLHPDERIGECHYGEWSGRKLSELSDEPLMRIVQQHPSAAAFPGGESMRAMQARAVDAVREWNARIDEEHGADAAYLMCSHGDIIKSLVADALGMHLDLFQRLHVDPCSVTVIRYTPTRPFLLRLGDTGEFGGLGARPAAQSGAASADKAAEDAGNAVVGGGAGAV; translated from the coding sequence ATGGCCACGCTGATCCTCGTACGACACGGGCGGTCCACCGCCAACACCGCAGGGCTGCTCGCCGGATGGACCCCCGGGGTCGAGCTGGACGAGCGCGGCGCCGAACAGGCCGCCGCCCTGCCCGGCCGGCTCGCGGACCTGCCGCTCGCCGCCGCCGTCACCAGCCCGCTGGAGCGCTGCCGCCAGACCCTCGCCCCGCTGCTCGCCGCCCGGCCGGAGCTGCCCCTGCATCCGGACGAGCGGATCGGCGAGTGCCACTACGGCGAGTGGTCCGGCCGCAAACTCTCCGAACTCTCCGACGAACCCCTGATGCGGATCGTCCAGCAGCACCCCTCCGCCGCCGCGTTCCCCGGCGGGGAATCGATGCGCGCCATGCAGGCCCGCGCCGTGGACGCCGTACGCGAGTGGAACGCCCGCATCGACGAGGAGCACGGCGCCGACGCCGCGTACCTGATGTGCTCGCACGGCGACATCATCAAGTCGCTGGTCGCCGACGCCCTCGGGATGCACCTCGACCTGTTCCAGCGCCTCCACGTCGACCCCTGTTCGGTCACCGTGATCCGCTACACGCCGACCCGCCCCTTCCTGCTCCGGCTCGGCGACACCGGGGAGTTCGGCGGCCTCGGCGCCCGGCCCGCGGCGCAGAGTGGCGCGGCGAGCGCGGACAAAGCCGCCGAAGACGCCGGGAACGCCGTCGTGGGAGGCGGTGCGGGCGCAGTGTGA
- the corA gene encoding magnesium/cobalt transporter CorA, whose product MPRVIVDCAIYRDGRRTDGPDDFSDALAEARATGDAFLWVGMHEPSEKEFEHVSQEFGLHALAVEDALTAHQRPKLEVYDDSLFVVLKPVLYDDATDTVTTGELMVFIGDSFVVTVRHGEGAALSAVRHRLEQEPDVLKHGPTAVLYAVADAVVDHYIDVAAELQADLEELEAEVFAPNPSDAKNTAARIYGFKRQVLEFRRATSPLLQPMDRLASGNVPFVHEHSRPFFRDVSDHLTKANEYIEGLDRLLSDALAAHLAQMGVRQNDDMRKISAWAAMAAVPTMVAGIYGMNFEHMPELKQGWGYPGVVILMAVLCVGLHRMFKRRGWL is encoded by the coding sequence ATGCCCCGGGTGATTGTCGACTGCGCGATTTACCGGGACGGCCGCCGGACGGACGGGCCCGATGACTTCTCGGACGCCCTGGCCGAGGCCCGGGCCACCGGCGACGCCTTCCTCTGGGTCGGTATGCACGAGCCGTCGGAGAAGGAATTCGAGCACGTCAGCCAGGAGTTCGGGCTGCACGCGCTCGCCGTCGAGGACGCCCTCACGGCGCACCAGCGGCCGAAGCTGGAGGTGTACGACGATTCGCTGTTCGTCGTCCTCAAGCCGGTCCTGTACGACGACGCCACGGACACGGTGACCACGGGCGAGCTGATGGTCTTCATCGGGGACTCGTTCGTGGTGACGGTGCGGCACGGCGAGGGGGCCGCGCTGTCCGCGGTGCGCCACCGGCTGGAGCAGGAGCCTGACGTGCTCAAGCACGGGCCCACGGCGGTGCTGTACGCGGTGGCCGACGCGGTGGTGGACCACTACATCGACGTGGCGGCGGAGCTGCAGGCGGATCTGGAGGAGCTGGAGGCGGAGGTGTTCGCGCCGAACCCCTCGGACGCGAAGAACACCGCGGCGCGGATCTACGGCTTCAAGCGGCAGGTGCTGGAGTTCCGGCGGGCGACGAGCCCGCTGCTCCAGCCGATGGACCGGCTGGCCTCGGGGAACGTGCCGTTCGTGCACGAGCACTCTCGGCCGTTCTTCCGTGACGTGTCCGACCACTTGACGAAGGCGAACGAGTACATCGAGGGCCTGGACCGGCTGCTGTCGGACGCCCTGGCCGCGCACCTGGCCCAGATGGGGGTGCGGCAGAACGACGACATGCGCAAGATCTCGGCGTGGGCGGCGATGGCGGCCGTGCCCACGATGGTCGCGGGGATCTACGGCATGAACTTCGAGCACATGCCGGAGCTGAAGCAGGGGTGGGGCTACCCGGGCGTGGTGATCCTGATGGCGGTGCTGTGCGTGGGCCTGCACCGGATGTTCAAGCGGCGGGGCTGGCTGTAG
- a CDS encoding ferritin-like domain-containing protein has translation MLSARSLFTEILDHDDSFQLFCSIAASGESQGGWENARIAALVPDGMRTLAPKIVRHGADEDKHGRIFHALLRHRGLHAVTVPADTDYTMKLERLGIGLAHEKLRRAEPLTERDIVVYLAHSRVTEQRAADQMDLLVRYFGDHPEIGRAVRMISADEDNHLAYCHEELLRLAARGHGRTIQRVLRQSALAEIAVHRDVSLAVMAHMGRLLRWPAPKSAALAAGIRSVYAYERFAGWHRMVGLRMPERRGALGGGSGPGGAGRPRAGTAVATASPAA, from the coding sequence ATGCTCTCTGCCCGCAGCCTGTTCACGGAGATCCTCGACCACGACGACTCCTTCCAGCTGTTCTGCTCCATCGCCGCCAGCGGGGAGTCACAGGGCGGCTGGGAGAACGCGCGGATCGCGGCGCTGGTGCCCGACGGCATGCGCACCCTCGCGCCCAAGATCGTCCGGCACGGAGCCGACGAGGACAAGCACGGCCGGATCTTCCACGCCCTGCTGCGCCACCGCGGACTGCACGCCGTCACCGTCCCCGCCGACACCGACTACACGATGAAGCTGGAGCGGCTCGGCATCGGCCTCGCCCACGAGAAGCTGCGCCGCGCCGAACCGCTGACCGAGCGGGACATCGTCGTCTACCTCGCCCACAGCCGGGTCACCGAACAGCGCGCCGCCGACCAGATGGACCTGCTCGTACGGTACTTCGGGGACCACCCCGAGATCGGCCGGGCAGTGCGCATGATCAGCGCCGACGAGGACAACCACCTCGCCTACTGCCACGAGGAACTGCTGCGCCTCGCCGCCCGCGGTCACGGCCGCACCATCCAGCGGGTGCTGCGGCAGAGCGCGCTGGCCGAGATCGCGGTCCACCGCGACGTCAGCCTCGCCGTGATGGCGCACATGGGCCGGCTGCTGCGCTGGCCCGCCCCGAAGTCCGCCGCGCTCGCCGCCGGGATCCGCTCCGTGTACGCGTACGAGCGCTTCGCGGGCTGGCACCGCATGGTGGGCCTGCGGATGCCCGAGCGGCGCGGCGCGCTCGGCGGCGGCAGCGGCCCCGGCGGCGCGGGCCGTCCCCGCGCGGGGACGGCCGTCGCTACAGCCAGCCCCGCCGCTTGA
- a CDS encoding LLM class F420-dependent oxidoreductase, with translation MRLGINLGYWGAGMDADNLAVAQEADRLGYDVCWAAEAYGSDAPTVLAWVAAQTERIDIGSAILQIPARQPAMTAMTAATLDSLSGGRFRLGLGVSGPQVSEGWYGVKFDKPLARTREYVEIVRKAMSRERLTHDGEHWTLPLPGGPGKPLKLTVHPEREHIPLYIAAIGPKNLEQTGEIADGALLIFPAAEHLEATALTHIRAGREKAGLTMDGFDVCPTVPLAVGDDVNALADMFRPYTALYVGGMGSRKQNFYNQLAQRMGYEKEAAEIQDKYLAGDKPGAAAAIPHSLIDSTTLLGSVERIADKMTAYAEAGVTTLTLAPAGFTLEERVTALRTGTEALERAGLA, from the coding sequence ATGCGGCTCGGCATCAATCTCGGCTACTGGGGCGCGGGCATGGACGCCGACAACCTGGCCGTCGCCCAGGAGGCGGACCGCCTCGGCTACGACGTGTGCTGGGCCGCCGAGGCCTACGGCTCCGACGCCCCCACGGTCCTGGCCTGGGTCGCCGCCCAGACCGAGCGCATCGACATCGGCTCCGCGATCCTCCAGATCCCGGCCCGCCAGCCCGCGATGACCGCGATGACCGCCGCCACCCTCGACTCCCTCTCCGGCGGCCGCTTCCGCCTGGGCCTCGGCGTCTCCGGACCGCAGGTCTCCGAGGGCTGGTACGGCGTGAAGTTCGACAAGCCGCTGGCCCGCACCCGCGAGTACGTGGAGATCGTCCGCAAGGCCATGAGCCGCGAACGCCTCACGCACGACGGCGAGCACTGGACCCTGCCGCTGCCCGGCGGCCCCGGCAAGCCCCTCAAGCTCACCGTGCACCCCGAGCGCGAGCACATCCCGCTCTACATCGCGGCCATCGGCCCCAAGAACCTGGAGCAGACCGGCGAGATCGCCGACGGCGCGCTCCTCATCTTCCCGGCCGCCGAGCACCTGGAGGCCACCGCGCTCACCCACATCCGGGCGGGCCGCGAGAAGGCCGGACTGACCATGGACGGCTTCGACGTCTGCCCGACCGTCCCGCTCGCCGTCGGCGACGACGTGAACGCCCTCGCCGACATGTTCCGCCCCTACACCGCCCTGTACGTCGGCGGCATGGGCAGCCGGAAGCAGAACTTCTACAACCAGCTCGCCCAGCGCATGGGCTACGAGAAGGAAGCCGCCGAGATCCAGGACAAGTACCTGGCGGGCGACAAGCCGGGCGCGGCCGCCGCGATCCCGCACTCCCTGATCGACTCGACCACCCTGCTGGGCTCGGTGGAGCGGATCGCGGACAAGATGACGGCCTACGCGGAGGCCGGGGTCACCACGCTGACCCTGGCCCCGGCCGGTTTCACCCTGGAGGAGCGGGTCACCGCCCTGCGCACCGGAACCGAGGCCCTGGAGCGCGCCGGACTCGCCTGA